The nucleotide sequence CATGGCCTGGAGCGCGCTCGAGACCAGCGTGCCGCCGGAGGCCGGGCCGTAGAAGAAGGTCTGCTCGTCGACCTCCTCGGCGCGGTCGGTGTGGCGGATGAAGACGATCTCAACATGCTTGTAACGGCGCTTCAGGAAGACGTAGAGCAGCATGTAGAAGCGCTTGGCGAGATCCTTCATGTGCTCGGACATCGAGCCGGAGACGTCCATCAGACAGAACATCACCGCCTGCGCGACCGGCTTCGGCACCGTCTCGAAGCGCCGGTAGCGGATGTCGAGCGGATCGATGAAGGGAATGCGCTTGGCTTTCGCCTTGAGCTTCGCGAGCCGGGCGAGGAGCTCGGCGCGCCTGTCCTCATCGGTACATGCGTCGATCTCGGCTTCCAGCTCATCCATCTCGCTCTTGCGCGGACGGCGGAGCGCGATGCGGCGGGCGAGCGCAAGCTGCACCGTCCGGCTCACGGAGATGTTGGCGGGCGATCCCGAGGTGGTATAGCCGGCGCGTTGGATGCCCTCGCTCTCGGTCTCCGCGATCTTGCGCTTGGCGAGATCAGGGAGTTCGAGGTCGTCGAGGAAGAGATCGACGAACTCGTCGCGGCTCAGCACAAACCGGAAGGCGTCTTCGCTGTCGCCCTCGCCGGGACCCGAATCCTTGGCGCTGCCCTGGCCCGAGCGGGGCAGATAGTCGCCCTCGACGAACTTCTTGTTGCCGGGCAGCACCATGTCGCGCGTGCCGCCCTCGCGGCGGAAGCGCGGCTCGTGCATGCCGTCGAGCGGGATCGTGACCTCACCACCCTCCAGGACGTCCCTGATGTCGCGTTCCTGCGAGGTCTTCTTGACGGCGCCCTGCACCAGGGATTTGGCCCGACGCAAGAACCGCTGACGGTTCTCAAGACTCTTGCCGCCTGGATTCAGGCGCCTGTCAATGATGTGAATGGCCACTTTCTCATCCGCCTCAACCGGCTTGCTTCACCCGCATGTACCATTCGACCAGCCGGCGAACCTGACGCTCGGTGTAGCCGCGCTCCACCATGCGTGCGACGAACTCGCCGTGCTTCTTCTCCGTCTCGCCGTCCTTCTTCGACCCGAACGAGATCACCGGAAGCAGGTCCTCGACCTGCGAGAATATCCGCTTTTCGATCACGTCGCGAATCTTCTCGTAGGAGGTCCAGTTCGGATTCTTGCCGCTGTTCTGGGCCCTTGCTCGTAACGAGAACTTGACCACCTCGTTCCGGAAATCCTTCGGATTGGCGATGCCGGCCGGCTTCTCGATCTTGGTCAATTCCTGGTTCAACAGTTCGCGATCCAGGAGCTGGCCGGTGTCGGGATCCTTGAAGTCCTGATCCTCGATCCACGCATCTGCATAGTCGACGTAACGGTCGAACAGGTTCTGGCCGTAGTCTGCGTAGGATTCCAGATAGGCCTTCTGGATCTCGTTGCCGATGAATTCGGCGTAGCGCGGCGCGAGTTCCGCCTTGATGAATTCGAGATAACGCTTCTCGGTCTCCTCCGGGAGCTGCTCGCGGCGGATCGCCTGTTCGAGCGCGTACATCAAGTGAACGGCGTCGGCGGCGACCTCCTGCGGATCGTGGTTGAAGGTCGCTGCCAGGATCTTGAAGGCGAAGCGCGTGGAGACGCCGTCCATGCCCTCGTCGACGCCGGCGGCGTCGCGATATTCCTGGACGCTGCGCGCCTTCGGATCGGACTCCTTCAGGCTTTCGCCGTCATACACCCGCATCTTGCCGAACAGGGTCGAGTTCTCGTGCCGGCGCAGGCGCGACATCACCGAGAACCGCGCCATCGTCTCCAGCGTCGACGGCGCGCACGGCGCCGATGCCAGCTCGGAGCCCTGGATCAGCTTCTCGTAGATCTTCTGCTCTTCGGTGACCCGCAGCACGTACGGGACCTTGATCACGCAGATGCGGTCGATGAAGGCTTCGTTGTTCTTGTTGGACTTGAAGCTCGTCCACTCGGCCTCATTGGAGTGCGCCAGGATGATGCCGCTGAACGGGATCGCGCCGATGTTCTCGGTGCCGATGTAGTTGCCTTCCTGCGTCGCCGTGAGCAGCGGGTGCAGCATCTTGATCGGCGCCTTGAACATCTCGACGAACTCGAGGATGCCCTGGTTGGCGCGGTTGAGGCCGCCGGAATAGCTGTAGGCGTCGGGGTCGTTCTGCGCGTAGGTCTCGAGCTTGCGGATATCGACCTTGCCGACCAGCGAGGAGATGTCCTGGTTGTTCTCGTCGCCGGGCTCGGTCTTGGCGACCGCGATCTGGCGCAGGCGCGACGGCTGGATCTTGGCGACGCGGAATTGCGAGATGTCGCCGCCGAAGGCTTCGAGCCGCTTGTAGCACCACGGGCTCATCAGGCCGGTGAGGCGGCGGCGCGGAACGCCATACTTCTCTTCCAGCACCGGCCCGAGCTGATCGGGATCGAACAGGCTGAGCGGGCTTTCGAACACCGGGCTCAACTCGTCGCCGGCCTTCAGCACGTAGATCGGTTGCACCTCCATCAGCGACTTGAGCCGCTCGGCGAGCGAGGATTTGCCGCCGCCGACCGGGCCGAGCAGATAGAGGATCTGCTTGCGCTCTTCGAGGCCTTGCGCGGCGTGGCGGAAGAAACCAACGATGCGCTCGATCGTTTCCTCCATTCCGTAGAAGCCGGCGAAGGCCGGATAGGTGCGTATCGTACGATTCAAAAAGATACGGCCAAGGCGTGGGTCCTTGGCCGTGTCAATCGTCTGGGGGTCACCGATCGCAGCTAGTAGTCGTTCGGCCGCATTCGCGTACTTCATGGGATCGCTTCGACACGATTCCAGATATTCCGCCATCGACATGTCGTGCTGGCTTCTCGCCTCGAACGACCGAGCGAAAGCGTTGAATAGAGAATCGTTGTACATGATCCCTCTCCGCATGAGTTCCGCTACACAAGCTGAAACGAAAGCAGTTACCGGACCGTTCCTCAGCGCCCGTCTCGAATCAGCGTGAGCACATGACGATCATTGGACACCCTGGCCCCTTCTCCACGCAACGCACAACGTAGGCATTCGGGTGGGTTACGAACAGGCACTTGCCCGTTATTTATGCGAATCTATACCTGTATTCGCTAATTTCCAGCAAATGTCGCCTCACCGCAACATCCGGGCATTACCGGGGATCGTTCATCCGGCACCGCAGCATAGCCGTTCACCAACGGCAGCTTTATGACGCTCGTGCGGCGAAGCTTTGCGCGCCATGACTCCCGCTGCAACGCGGTGCGTGAATCGCTCGCAGCCTGACGGTCGCGACAGGCGCGCAGCAGTGTATCAAAATCGGTCGTCACCCAACCCGGCGACGCAGCCGTTTGGTCAACTGCAGGAGAGCTGCCGCGGCAACAGCGACGTCAGCGTCAGCACAACCATCTTGCGGCCGCGGCATTCATCAGCCGAAACATCCGCGATCAGTCCCAAACCAGACATTCATGACCGCTGCGGGGCGCACGGACGCCGCAGGCGGTGACAAGGCCGTCCGACAAATCGACGGCAAGGCTCGCACCGAGCAAGGTCACCACCGAACCCGCCGCGACAGCCAGCCAAAGCGAGACGCACATCGACCGATTTCGAAATCGCACAATTCATCTGCGTCGGCCGCACCGGCCAATTTGCGAATTGGCAGCGACGGCCGTCCCGATGTGCGTGGATACTTGCCCCAGCGTGGCTGTTCATGACCTAGCCGACGCGGCACGCCTCGCGAGCAAACACCCGCTGACGACACTCCGCTCAGCGCCAAGCCGACGCTACGCAACCAGTCTTCGACCGAACGATCCCGGCCGAGGACTTTCACGCAACATAACAACCCGCCCGGATCGCCATGATCTCAACGGAGTTTACCCAGAGTATGACACCCATACCCTTGATTGGTTCCCTCCCGGGAGCATGTTAGCTAGAGAATAGCGCGTCAGGACCGGCGCGGGAACCCCTCGCCCGCAGGCTTGGAGAGAAATAGACATCATGAATCCCGTCAAAGAACTGGAAAAGCACGGACAGGCCGTATGGCTGGACTTTCTGGCCCGCGGCTTCATTGCGAAGGGCGACCTGAAGCGGTTGATCGACACCGATGGCCTCAAGGGAGTGACCTCCAACCCCTCGATCTTCGAGAAGGCGATCGGCAGCTCGGACGAGTACGACGCCTCGATCGGCAAGGCGCTCAAGCGCGGCGACCGGACGGTGACCGAATTGTTCGAGACCGTTGCGGTCGAGGACATTCGGAGCGCTGCCGACGTGCTCCGCCCGGTCTATGACAGCCTCAAGGGCCATGACGGCTATGTCAGCCTGGAGGTCTCGCCCTACCTCGCGATGGACACCGCGGCTACGGTCGCCGAGGCGCGACGCCTCTGGAAGGACGTCGATCGCAAGAACTTGATGGTCAAGGTGCCGGCAACGCCGGAGGGCCTGCCGGCCATCAGGCAGCTCACCAGCGAAGGTCTCAGCATCAACATCACGCTGTTGTTCTCCAAGGCGGTCTATCTGGAGGTCGCCGAGGCCTATCTTGCCGGTCTCGAAAAATACGTCGCCGACGGCGGCGATCCGTCGCACGTGGCGAGCGTCGCGAGCTTCTTCGTCAGCCGGATCGACACGATGGTCGACAAGCAGCTCGACGAGAAGATCGCACGCGCCAACGATCCCAGCGAAAAGGAGCGGCTCGCCGCGCTGAAGGGCAAAGTCGCGATCGCCAATGCCAAGCTCGCCTACCAGGACTACAAGCGCCTGTTCTCTGGCCCGCGCTGGGAGAAGCTCGCCGCGAAGGGAGCCAAGCCGCAACGGATGCTGTGGGCGTCCACGGGGACCAAGAACAAGGAGTACAGCGACGTCCTCTATGTCGAAGGGCTGATCGGCCCGAATACCATCAACACGATGCCGCCGGCCACGCTGGAGGCGTTCCGCGACCACGGCAAGCTGCGCGATACCCTGGAGGAGAATGTCGACGAGGCGAAGGCCGTGCTGGAAGAGCTGGAGCGCTCGGGCATCTCGCTCGATGCGATCACCGAAGAGCTCGTCAAGGACGGCGTCAAGCAGTTCGCCGACGCCGCCGACAAGCTTTATGGCGCAGTCGCCCACAAGCGCGCCACCGTGCTCGGGCCGGCACTCGACCGCCAGCACCTGTCGCTCGGCGACGGGCTCGGCAAGGCGGTGACCAAGAGCGCTGAAGAGTGGCGCGCTTGTGCCAAGATCCGCAGGCTCTGGCAGCGCGACAAGTCGGTCTGGACCGGTGCCGACGAGGACAAATGGCTCGGCTGGCTCGACAGCGCGGCGAAGGCCGACGTCGCGGACTACGCGGACTATGCGAACCGCGTGAAGGGCCAAAAATTCTCCGACGCCGTCGTGCTCGGTATGGGTGGATCGAGCCTCGGGCCCGAGGTGCTGGCCGAGACGTTCGCACGGAAGTCCGGCTTTCCGAAGCTGCATGTGCTGGATTCCACCGATCCGGCGCAGGTGCGGGCGATGGAGGCCAGCATCGACATCGCCAACACCGTTTTCATCGTCTCCAGCAAGTCCGGCGGCACCACCGAGCCGAACGCGATGAAGGATTACTTCCACGAGCGCGTGGCTCAGGCGGTCGGTTCATCCGTCAAGACCGGCCATCGCTTCATCGCGGTGACTGATCCCGGCTCGTCGCTGGAGAAGGCGGCCAAGCAGCTCGGCTACGCCCGCATCTTCCACGGCGAGCCCTCGATCGGCGGACGCTACTCGGTGCTCTCGCCCTTCGGTCTCGTGCCGGCGGCAACCGCAGGCATCGACGTCAAGACCCTGATCAAGCACGCGCTCTCGATGGTGCGCTCGTGCGGGCCGGACGTGCCGCCGCAAGAAAATCCTGGCGTGCAGCTTGGTCTTGCGATGGGCCTCGCCGGCCTCGAGGGCCGCGACAAGGTCACGATCCTGTCGTCGAAGAAGATCGCCGATTTCGGCGCCTGGGCCGAGCAGCTCATCGCGGAATCGACCGGCAAGGAAGGCAAGGGCCTGATTCCGATCGACGGCGAGCCACTGGGGAATCCCTCGACCTACGGCAACGACCGCTTCTTCATCGACATCCGTACCGAGGGCGAGGCGGATGCCGACCATGACGCGAAGCTCACCGCACTCGAACAGGCCGGCCATCCGGTCGTACGCATCGTCATGAAGTCGATCGACCATCTCGGCCAGGAGTTCTTCCGCTTCGAGATGGCGACGGCGGTGGCTGGCGCAATCCTCGGCATCAATCCGTTCGACCAGCCGGACGTGGAAGCGGCCAAGATCAAGACGCGGGAGCTTACTGCGGCGTTCGAGAAGACCGGCGCGTTGCCGGCCGAAGAGCCAGTCGTCAGCACGGACGAGGCCGATCTCTACACCGACGAGGCCAACGCCGCAGCGCTGCGCGCTGCCGGGGCGAACGGCGACCTCACCTCCTGGCTGAAGGCACATCTTTCCCGCTCCAACCATGGCGACTATGTCGCCCTGCTCGGCTACATCGCGCGCGACAATGCCACCATCGATGCGCTCCAGGCGATGCGGCTGGAAGTGCGCGAGAAGCGTCATGTCGCGACCTGCGCCGAGTTCGGCCCGCGCTTCCTGCACTCGACCGGGCAGGCCTACAAGGGCGGGCCCGACAGCGGCGTGTTCCTCCAGATCACGGCAGACGATGCCAAGGACCTTGCCGTGCCGGGCCAGAAGGCGAGCTTCGGCGTCATCAAGGCGGCGCAGGCGCGCGGTGATTTCGACGTGCTCACCGAGCGCGGCCGCCGCGCGCTTCGCGTGCACCTGAAGGGCGGCCTCAAGAAGGGTCTCGCGGCGCTCAACGCCGCGCTGTCGGACGCGCTCAACTAGGGAATATCGCGATGCAACTCGGCATGATCGGCCTCGGCCGGATGGGCGGCAACATCGTTCGCCGCCTGATGCGCAACGGCCATTCAACCGTGGTCTATGACAAGGACGCCAACGCCGTCGCCGGCCTCGCCGCAGACGGCGCGCAAGGCGCCTCCACGCTGGAAGAGTTCGTCGCGAAACTCGAGCGGCCGCGCACGGCCTGGGTGATGCTGCCGGCCGGCCGCATCACCGAGACGACGATCGACGCGCTTGCGGGCGTGATGCAGGCCGGCGACGTCATCATCGACGGCGGCAACACGTTCTGGCAGGACGACGTCCGCCGCGGCAAGGCGCTGAACACGCGCGGCATCCATTATGTCGACGTCGGCACCTCCGGCGGAGTCTTGGGGCTGGATCGCGGCTATTGCATGATGATCGGCGGCGACAAGGCGGTCGTCGACCGGCTCGATCCGATCTTCGCCGCGCTGGCGCCCGGCGCCGGCGACATTCCGCGCACGCCGGGACGCGAAAACCGCGACCCCCGTATCGAACAGGGCTACATCCATGCCGGTCCGGTCGGCGCCGGCCACTTCGTCAAGATGATCCACAACGGCATCGAATACGGCCTGATGCAGGCCTATGCCGAGGGCTTCGACATTCTCAAGAATGCCAATATCGAGGCGCTGCCGGCGGATCACCGCTTCAACTTCGATCTCGCCGATATCGCCGAGGTCTGGCGGCGCGGCAGCGTGATCCCGTCCTGGCTGCTCGATCTCACCTCGACGGCGCTCGCCGACAGCCCGGCGCTGTCGGAATATTCGGGCTTCGTGGAGGATTCCGGCGAAGGTCGTTGGACCGTGAATGCGGCGATCGACGAGGCCGTGCCGGCCGAGGTCCTGACGGCGGCCCTTTTCGCACGTTTCCGTTCCCGCAAGGAACACACCTTCGCCGAAAAAATTCTCTCGGCGATGCGTGCGGGCTTCGGCGGCCACAAGGAGCCGAAGAAACCGGACGCGTCGAAGCCCGAGTAAGAAGCTGAAGTAAGACGCAACAATACGAAGGCCAGTTGTTCGTGACCAAAGACCCGCAGCCAAAGCGCAAGCCGGAAAATTGCGCCTTCGTCATCTTCGGCGTCACCGGCGATCTGACCCATCGGCTGGTGATGCCGTCACTGTACAATCTCGCCGCCGAGAACCTGTTGCCGGAAAAGTTCTGCGTCGTCGGCGTGGCTCGCAGGGGCATGTCGAATGACGAATTGCGCGACAGCCTGATGAAGGGCCTGCGCCAGTTCGCGACACGCCCCGTCGACGACGTCGTCGCCCAGCAACTCCTGCAATGCGTCACCTTCGTCGAGGCCGATGCGAAGGATCCTCCGTCCTTCGATCACTTGCGCGAACACCTCGACGCGCTCGAATGCTCGCGCGGCACCGGAGGCAACCGGCTGTTCTACCTGGCGACGCCGCCGGCGGCGTTCGCGCCGACCGCGCGCGAGCTCGGCCGCACCGGATTGATGCAAGAGAACGGCGCCTGGCGCCGGCTCGTGATCGAAAAGCCGTTCGGCACTGATCTCGCCTCGGCGCGCGCCTTGAACGCCGAGCTCCTGAAGATCATGGAAGAGCACCAGATCTACCGGATCGATCACTACCTCGGCAAGGAGACGGTGCAGAACATCATGGTGCTGCGCTTTGCCAACGGCATGTTCGAGCCGATCTGGAATCGCAACCACATCGACCACATTCAGATCACGGTCGAGGAAAAGCTCGGCGTCGGCCATCGCGGCGGTTTCTACGACGCCACCGGTGCACTGCGCGACATGGTGCCGAACCATCTGTTCCAGCTCATGTCGCTGGTCGCGATGGAGCCGCCGTCCCGGTTCGACGCCCATGCTGTGCGCTCCGAAAAGGCCGAGGTGCTGACCGCGGTCCAGAAGCCGAGCGAGGAAGAGGCGCTGAGAAGCTCGGTCCGCGCGCAATATCTGGCCGGGCGGATCGGCGACGACGATATTCCGGACTATCGCAAGACCGCGGACGTCAAGCCCGGCAGCACCACCGAGACCTATGTCGCGCTCAAGCTGATGATCGACAATTGGCGCTGGGCCGGCGTGCCCTTCTACTTGCGCACTGGCAAGGCGCTGGCCCACAAGCGCACAGAGGTCGCGATCAAGTTCAAGCAGGCCCCGCTGTCGATGTTCAGCGGCACGGCAGTGGACCGCCTCTCGCAGAATTTCCTCACCATAGGCATCGCACCGACCGAGACCATCGAGCTGCAATTCAATGCCAAAATTCCCGGACCGAGCGTCACGATCGACGGCGTCGAGATGAAGTTCCGCTACGGCGACTATTTCAAGGCCGATCCCAGCACGGGCTACGAGACGCTGATCTACGACTGCATGATCGGCGACAACATCCTGTTCCAGCGCGCCGACGGCGTCGAAGCTGGATGGGAGGCGGTGCAGCCGTTCCTCGATGCCTGGAAGAGGGCCGGCACCAACGGTATCGAGACCTATCGCGCCGGCAGCGAAGGCCCGGCCTGCGCCAATGAGTTGCTGAAGCGCGACGGGCGAAGCTGGCGAAAGTATTCGTGATGGCTGCGGCCGACCAGCCGAAATTGATCGTCGAAGCTGACGCCGAGGCGCTGGCGCAAGCCGCAGCCGAACGCGTGATGGCGCGCATCGCGGCCAACCCCGGCCGTATCGCGATTTGCCTCACCGGCGGATCGAGCCCGAAGCAGCTCTATCAATTGCTCGGGAGCGAGGCCTGGCGCGGCAGAATTCCCTGGGAGCGCGTGCACTGGTTCATCGGCGACGAGCGGTTCGTGCAGGACGGCGATCCCCTCAACAACATGGCGGTGGCACGCGCGATCTTCCTCGATCACAGCGCACCGCCTGGCCACATTCACCCGATCCCGACCGCGACCGAGAATCCCGATCGCAGCGCCGAGGCCTATCAGCGCGAGTTGCAGCTCTTCTACGGCGCGGATCGGCTCGATCCATCGCGCCCGCTGTTCGACATGGTCCTAATGGGCGTGGGACCGGACGGCCACACCGCCTCGCTGTTTCCGGGCTATCCTGCGCTCGATGAGACCGCGCGCTGGGTCGTCGGCGTGCCGACGGCCAATGTCGCGCCTTTCGTGCCGCGGGTCTCGCTCACCCTGCCCGCTCTCGCCTCATGCCGCGAAATGCTGTTCGAGATCGCCGGGCACGACAAGCAGGCGATCTTGACGCGCCTCGTCAATGGCGAGAATCTGCCGGCGTTACGCGCGCGCTCGAATGGCGAGACCGTCTGGCTGGTCGACCAGGCCGCGCTTCCGGAGGGGATTCGTGGCGGGCGTTGAAGCACCTTGTGCGTTGATCGTGATGGGCGTGTCGGGCTCGGGCAAGAGCACGGTCGCGAAAGCACTCGGCAAACGGCTGGGCTGGCGTTTTGAGGACGGGGACAGCTTTCATCCGCCGAGCAATGTCGAGAAGATGCGGGCGGGCCACCCCCTCACCGACGAGGACCGCTGGCCCTGGCTCAACGCCATCGCCGACGAGATTGCGCGGGTGTGCAAGGCAGGCGAACACGTCATCATCGCCTGCTCGGCGCTGAAGCATGCCTATCGTGACGTGCTGTTACGTGGACGCGACGACGTCCGGTTCGTCTTCCTCAAGGGCACGCAGGAGTTGATCGCCGACCGGCTCGCCCATCGCAAGGGCCATTTCATGCCGCCGGAGCTATTGACCAGCCAGTTCAGGACACTGGAGCCGCCGGAAAATAGCGAGCACGCGATCACGGTCTCGATCGACGAAACCGTCGAGGCGATCGTCGGGGATATCGTGCGGCAGTTGAAATTCGACGGCGAGAAGCACGAGGCCATGTCATGACGCCGATCTCGCTCGTGGTCTCCGACGTCGATGGCACGCTGCTGACCAAGGACAAGACGCTGACCGACCGCGCCAGGGCCGCGGTACGGCGGCTGCACGCGGCCGGCATCGGTTTCACCATCACTTCGAGCCGCCCCGCGATCGGCATGCGCTTTCTGATCGAGCCGCTCTCGATCACCCTGCCGGTCGGTCCCTTCAACGGCTCTTCGATCATCGATACACAGATGAACCCGGTCGAGCAGCACCTGATCCCGCGAACGGCGGCCGAGCGCTGCCTGCAGATCCTCCGGGAATTCGGCGCCGACATCTGGCTCTTCACCGCCGACAAATGGCTGATCGACAATCCCAAGGGCAGCTACGTCGCGCATGAGGTGCACACGATCCGCGCCGACCCGACCATCGTTGCGGACTTCACGCCGTACCTCGCCAGTGCCTGCAAGATCGTCGGCGCAAGCGCCGATGCGGCGGGGCTGGAGGCCTGCGAGAAGGTGATGCAGGAGGCGCTCGGCAGAGAGGCGACCGCGGTGCGTTCGCAGACCTATTATCTCGACATCACCCCGCCCGGATTCAACAAGGGCACCTTCGTGCAGGCAATGGCGCAGCGCCTCGGGATTGCGACCGACGCGGTCGCCACCATCGGCGACATGCAGAACGACCTCGCGATGTTCCGCGCCAGCGGCTATTCGGTCGCCATGGGCAATGCCGCCGACAACGTCAAGCAGCAGGCGATGCACGTGACCGCGACCAATGAGCAGGACGGCTTTGCCGCGGCGATGGAGATGATATTGAAGCGGAACGGAAGCGGCTGAACCGCTACTGCGAGCGCTGCATCGCCGGCTTTTCGCTTTCCTGTCGCGCAGCCGACAGGTTGTGGGCAGTGTTGACCAGCGCGATGTGGGTCAGCGCCTGCGGGAAATTGCCGGTCTGGCGTCGCGCGTCGGGATCGTACTCCTCGGCCAGGAGTCCGACGTCATTCGCAACCGCGACGACGCGGTCGAACAACATCTGCGCCTTGTCGAGATCGCCCGCCAGCACACAGGCGTCGGCCAGCCACAGGGTGCAGGCGAGGAACGCACCCTCGAGCGGCTGCTGCTCCTCGGACACTTCGCGCGGATCATGCCGCAGCACGAAACCGTCGCGCATCATGCATTTTTCGACGGCGGCGATGGTGCCGCGGACGCGCGGATCCGTTGCCGGCAAAAAGCCGACCGAGGGCAGCAGCAGCACGCTGGCATCGAGCAGCTTCGAGCCGTAAGATTCGACAAAGGCATTCTCTCCTGCGTCGAAACCCCTGTTGCAGACGTCGCGATGGATGGCTTCGCGCAAGGTGCGCCAATGCAGAAGCGGCGCCTTGAAGCCGAAGGTCTCGGCGCTCTTGATGCCGCGGTCGAAGGCCACCCAGGTCATCACCTTGGAGAAGACGTAGTGCTTCGGCTCGCCGCGTCGCTCCCAGATGCCGTGATCGGGCTGGTCCCAGACCTCCGCGAGGTGGTTGAGCACAGCACATTCCAGCGCCCAGCTCTCCTCGTCGAGCTTCAGCTTGGCCATGCGTGACTGGTGGAACGCGTCGATCAACTCGCCGTAGACGTCGAGCTGGAGCTGCGCATGCGCGGCATTGCCGACCCGCACCGGCTTCGCCGCCTCATAGCCGTCGAGCCAGCCCGCCTCCCATTCGAGCAGCCGCCTTTGGCCCCAAATGCCGTACATGATCTGCATGTTCGACGGCGAGCCGGCCGCCGCGCGCAACAGCCAACTATG is from Bradyrhizobium sp. ISRA430 and encodes:
- a CDS encoding YeaH/YhbH family protein; amino-acid sequence: MHIIDRRLNPGGKSLENRQRFLRRAKSLVQGAVKKTSQERDIRDVLEGGEVTIPLDGMHEPRFRREGGTRDMVLPGNKKFVEGDYLPRSGQGSAKDSGPGEGDSEDAFRFVLSRDEFVDLFLDDLELPDLAKRKIAETESEGIQRAGYTTSGSPANISVSRTVQLALARRIALRRPRKSEMDELEAEIDACTDEDRRAELLARLAKLKAKAKRIPFIDPLDIRYRRFETVPKPVAQAVMFCLMDVSGSMSEHMKDLAKRFYMLLYVFLKRRYKHVEIVFIRHTDRAEEVDEQTFFYGPASGGTLVSSALQAMHEIVRERFNPADWNIYAAQASDGDNSYSDGELAGMLLTEKILPVCQFFAYLEVGESGGSAFDLSDSSLWTLYDRLRNTGAPLSMRKVSERSEIFPVFHDLFQRRETQEKAAP
- a CDS encoding PrkA family serine protein kinase; amino-acid sequence: MYNDSLFNAFARSFEARSQHDMSMAEYLESCRSDPMKYANAAERLLAAIGDPQTIDTAKDPRLGRIFLNRTIRTYPAFAGFYGMEETIERIVGFFRHAAQGLEERKQILYLLGPVGGGKSSLAERLKSLMEVQPIYVLKAGDELSPVFESPLSLFDPDQLGPVLEEKYGVPRRRLTGLMSPWCYKRLEAFGGDISQFRVAKIQPSRLRQIAVAKTEPGDENNQDISSLVGKVDIRKLETYAQNDPDAYSYSGGLNRANQGILEFVEMFKAPIKMLHPLLTATQEGNYIGTENIGAIPFSGIILAHSNEAEWTSFKSNKNNEAFIDRICVIKVPYVLRVTEEQKIYEKLIQGSELASAPCAPSTLETMARFSVMSRLRRHENSTLFGKMRVYDGESLKESDPKARSVQEYRDAAGVDEGMDGVSTRFAFKILAATFNHDPQEVAADAVHLMYALEQAIRREQLPEETEKRYLEFIKAELAPRYAEFIGNEIQKAYLESYADYGQNLFDRYVDYADAWIEDQDFKDPDTGQLLDRELLNQELTKIEKPAGIANPKDFRNEVVKFSLRARAQNSGKNPNWTSYEKIRDVIEKRIFSQVEDLLPVISFGSKKDGETEKKHGEFVARMVERGYTERQVRRLVEWYMRVKQAG
- a CDS encoding bifunctional transaldolase/phosoglucose isomerase, translating into MNPVKELEKHGQAVWLDFLARGFIAKGDLKRLIDTDGLKGVTSNPSIFEKAIGSSDEYDASIGKALKRGDRTVTELFETVAVEDIRSAADVLRPVYDSLKGHDGYVSLEVSPYLAMDTAATVAEARRLWKDVDRKNLMVKVPATPEGLPAIRQLTSEGLSINITLLFSKAVYLEVAEAYLAGLEKYVADGGDPSHVASVASFFVSRIDTMVDKQLDEKIARANDPSEKERLAALKGKVAIANAKLAYQDYKRLFSGPRWEKLAAKGAKPQRMLWASTGTKNKEYSDVLYVEGLIGPNTINTMPPATLEAFRDHGKLRDTLEENVDEAKAVLEELERSGISLDAITEELVKDGVKQFADAADKLYGAVAHKRATVLGPALDRQHLSLGDGLGKAVTKSAEEWRACAKIRRLWQRDKSVWTGADEDKWLGWLDSAAKADVADYADYANRVKGQKFSDAVVLGMGGSSLGPEVLAETFARKSGFPKLHVLDSTDPAQVRAMEASIDIANTVFIVSSKSGGTTEPNAMKDYFHERVAQAVGSSVKTGHRFIAVTDPGSSLEKAAKQLGYARIFHGEPSIGGRYSVLSPFGLVPAATAGIDVKTLIKHALSMVRSCGPDVPPQENPGVQLGLAMGLAGLEGRDKVTILSSKKIADFGAWAEQLIAESTGKEGKGLIPIDGEPLGNPSTYGNDRFFIDIRTEGEADADHDAKLTALEQAGHPVVRIVMKSIDHLGQEFFRFEMATAVAGAILGINPFDQPDVEAAKIKTRELTAAFEKTGALPAEEPVVSTDEADLYTDEANAAALRAAGANGDLTSWLKAHLSRSNHGDYVALLGYIARDNATIDALQAMRLEVREKRHVATCAEFGPRFLHSTGQAYKGGPDSGVFLQITADDAKDLAVPGQKASFGVIKAAQARGDFDVLTERGRRALRVHLKGGLKKGLAALNAALSDALN
- the gnd gene encoding phosphogluconate dehydrogenase (NAD(+)-dependent, decarboxylating) encodes the protein MQLGMIGLGRMGGNIVRRLMRNGHSTVVYDKDANAVAGLAADGAQGASTLEEFVAKLERPRTAWVMLPAGRITETTIDALAGVMQAGDVIIDGGNTFWQDDVRRGKALNTRGIHYVDVGTSGGVLGLDRGYCMMIGGDKAVVDRLDPIFAALAPGAGDIPRTPGRENRDPRIEQGYIHAGPVGAGHFVKMIHNGIEYGLMQAYAEGFDILKNANIEALPADHRFNFDLADIAEVWRRGSVIPSWLLDLTSTALADSPALSEYSGFVEDSGEGRWTVNAAIDEAVPAEVLTAALFARFRSRKEHTFAEKILSAMRAGFGGHKEPKKPDASKPE
- the zwf gene encoding glucose-6-phosphate dehydrogenase codes for the protein MTKDPQPKRKPENCAFVIFGVTGDLTHRLVMPSLYNLAAENLLPEKFCVVGVARRGMSNDELRDSLMKGLRQFATRPVDDVVAQQLLQCVTFVEADAKDPPSFDHLREHLDALECSRGTGGNRLFYLATPPAAFAPTARELGRTGLMQENGAWRRLVIEKPFGTDLASARALNAELLKIMEEHQIYRIDHYLGKETVQNIMVLRFANGMFEPIWNRNHIDHIQITVEEKLGVGHRGGFYDATGALRDMVPNHLFQLMSLVAMEPPSRFDAHAVRSEKAEVLTAVQKPSEEEALRSSVRAQYLAGRIGDDDIPDYRKTADVKPGSTTETYVALKLMIDNWRWAGVPFYLRTGKALAHKRTEVAIKFKQAPLSMFSGTAVDRLSQNFLTIGIAPTETIELQFNAKIPGPSVTIDGVEMKFRYGDYFKADPSTGYETLIYDCMIGDNILFQRADGVEAGWEAVQPFLDAWKRAGTNGIETYRAGSEGPACANELLKRDGRSWRKYS
- the pgl gene encoding 6-phosphogluconolactonase, whose translation is MAAADQPKLIVEADAEALAQAAAERVMARIAANPGRIAICLTGGSSPKQLYQLLGSEAWRGRIPWERVHWFIGDERFVQDGDPLNNMAVARAIFLDHSAPPGHIHPIPTATENPDRSAEAYQRELQLFYGADRLDPSRPLFDMVLMGVGPDGHTASLFPGYPALDETARWVVGVPTANVAPFVPRVSLTLPALASCREMLFEIAGHDKQAILTRLVNGENLPALRARSNGETVWLVDQAALPEGIRGGR